From Hymenobacter sedentarius, a single genomic window includes:
- a CDS encoding leucyl aminopeptidase family protein: MSLALAHVAAAPAQSSQVFILSHGTEALPAAAAGDLSAQAQQYVTAALADDQKLVHLNHFSHHHYFVVLAKKPTPEQIAEALRRSGHALHALLKKEKVAELFIHNLSDTPDAALLLAEGLALTAYQFEGYKTDAKSRKSASLTTVSIVGDAATPEEVAALDGLLQGVFLARNLVNAPLNKLNALQLAESIATAGDEAGYTTDILDLPKIEALRMGGLLAVNLGSPEPPTFSILEWKPAGAQNAKPYVLVGKGVVFDTGGLSLKPTPNSMDMMKCDMAGGAAVAGTLYALAKNNVPLHVIGLVPATDNRPGGLAYAPGDVITMHSGLTVEVKNTDAEGRLLLADALSFAKKYDPELVIDLATLTGAAVRALGTEASAVMGTADANTKQELTAAGYRVHERLVEFPLWDEYADHIKSDIADLSNLGKGEAGQISAAKFLERFAEAYPWLHLDIAGPAFLTAAESYRGKGGTGTGVRLLYQFLTNQLTK; the protein is encoded by the coding sequence ATGTCCCTAGCCCTTGCCCACGTGGCCGCCGCGCCGGCCCAATCTTCGCAGGTATTCATCCTGTCGCACGGCACCGAAGCCCTGCCTGCTGCCGCCGCTGGCGACCTTTCGGCCCAAGCCCAGCAGTACGTGACCGCGGCCCTCGCCGACGACCAGAAGCTCGTTCACCTCAACCACTTCAGCCATCACCACTACTTCGTGGTGCTGGCCAAGAAGCCCACGCCCGAGCAGATAGCCGAGGCCCTGCGCCGCAGCGGCCACGCCCTGCACGCCCTGCTCAAAAAGGAAAAAGTAGCCGAGCTGTTCATTCACAACCTAAGCGACACGCCCGACGCGGCCCTGCTATTGGCCGAAGGCCTGGCCCTCACCGCTTACCAGTTTGAAGGCTACAAAACCGACGCCAAATCGCGCAAGTCCGCTAGCCTCACCACTGTTTCCATTGTGGGCGACGCCGCCACTCCCGAGGAAGTAGCCGCCCTTGACGGCCTGCTGCAAGGCGTGTTCCTGGCCCGCAACCTGGTCAATGCGCCGCTTAACAAGCTCAATGCCCTCCAGCTCGCCGAGAGCATCGCCACCGCTGGCGACGAAGCCGGCTACACCACCGACATCCTCGACCTCCCCAAAATCGAAGCCCTGCGCATGGGCGGCCTGCTGGCCGTTAACCTGGGCTCGCCCGAGCCGCCCACCTTCAGCATCCTGGAGTGGAAGCCCGCCGGCGCCCAAAACGCCAAGCCCTACGTGCTGGTGGGCAAGGGCGTCGTATTCGACACCGGTGGCCTCAGCCTCAAGCCTACGCCCAACAGCATGGATATGATGAAGTGCGACATGGCCGGCGGCGCGGCCGTAGCCGGCACACTCTACGCCTTGGCCAAAAACAACGTCCCCCTGCACGTCATCGGCCTGGTGCCCGCCACCGACAACCGCCCCGGCGGCCTGGCCTACGCCCCCGGCGACGTCATCACCATGCACAGCGGCCTCACCGTTGAAGTAAAAAACACCGACGCCGAAGGCCGCCTGCTCCTCGCCGACGCCTTGAGCTTCGCCAAGAAATACGACCCGGAGCTGGTCATCGACCTGGCCACCCTCACCGGCGCCGCCGTACGCGCCCTGGGCACCGAAGCCTCCGCCGTGATGGGCACCGCCGATGCCAACACCAAGCAGGAACTTACCGCTGCCGGCTACCGCGTGCACGAGCGCCTGGTGGAGTTTCCGCTGTGGGACGAGTACGCCGACCACATCAAGTCCGACATTGCCGACCTCAGCAACTTGGGCAAGGGCGAGGCCGGCCAAATCTCCGCCGCCAAGTTCCTGGAGCGCTTTGCCGAGGCTTACCCTTGGTTGCATCTCGACATCGCCGGACCGGCCTTCCTAACCGCAGCCGAGAGCTACCGTGGCAAGGGCGGCACCGGTACCGGCGTGCGTTTGCTGTACCAGTTCTTGACCAATCAATTGACTAAGTAG
- the rsmA gene encoding 16S rRNA (adenine(1518)-N(6)/adenine(1519)-N(6))-dimethyltransferase RsmA: MNTVRPKKHLGQHFLADPNIARRIVGALQLPDGVGQVLEIGPGMGVLTQYLLENPTYQTSVVEIDTESVAYLKAHYPALADRIYATDFLRQDLGTMFPGQPLAIIGNFPYNISSQIFFQVLANRQQVREVVGMIQKEVAQRLAEPPGSKTYGILSVLLQAYYKIEYLFTVPPHVFVPPPKVESAVVRLTRNETEQLDCDEKLFFRVVKQAFQTRRKTLRNALKPFGLPPEATTDAIFEKRAEQLGVAEFVGLTQRIGQHNAGLSAALPDLDSNDFVE, translated from the coding sequence GTGAATACCGTTCGCCCCAAAAAACACCTCGGCCAACACTTTCTGGCCGACCCCAACATTGCGCGCCGCATCGTGGGCGCCCTGCAGCTGCCCGATGGCGTGGGGCAGGTGCTCGAAATTGGGCCCGGTATGGGGGTGCTCACGCAGTACCTGCTGGAAAACCCGACCTACCAAACCAGCGTGGTGGAAATCGATACCGAGTCGGTGGCCTACTTGAAAGCCCACTACCCGGCCTTGGCCGACCGCATCTACGCCACCGACTTCCTGCGGCAGGACTTGGGCACGATGTTCCCCGGCCAGCCGCTGGCCATCATCGGAAACTTCCCCTACAACATCAGCAGCCAGATATTTTTCCAGGTGCTGGCCAACCGGCAGCAGGTGCGCGAAGTGGTGGGCATGATTCAGAAGGAAGTAGCCCAACGCCTGGCCGAGCCGCCCGGCTCGAAAACCTACGGCATCCTGAGCGTTCTTTTGCAAGCCTATTATAAAATCGAGTACCTGTTTACCGTGCCGCCGCACGTGTTTGTGCCGCCGCCCAAAGTGGAGTCGGCCGTGGTGCGCCTCACGCGCAACGAAACCGAGCAGCTCGACTGCGACGAGAAGCTGTTTTTCCGGGTGGTGAAGCAAGCATTTCAAACGCGGCGCAAGACCCTGCGCAATGCGCTAAAGCCCTTCGGCCTACCACCGGAGGCTACCACCGATGCAATTTTCGAGAAGCGGGCCGAGCAGTTGGGCGTGGCTGAGTTTGTTGGGCTGACTCAGCGCATTGGGCAGCACAATGCGGGCTTGAGTGCCGCCCTGCCCGATTTGGACTCAAATGATTTTGTGGAATAA
- a CDS encoding NAD(P)-dependent oxidoreductase, producing the protein MVNTCLVVDEMHPSLEPMLQAIGVSINYCPNLTAAEVPAALAAFPYEGLMVRSKLRVTADLLAHGPHLRYVARAGAGVDNIDEAAMAAAGVTLLNAPEGNRDAVGEYAVGLLLALFRNIARADHEVRQGQWQREANRGEEIGGKTVGLLGYGHMGRAFARRLSAFGCTVLAHDIDPSCTADDYATLVSLPELQARAEVLSLHIPYSPANHHFVDERLLAGFAAPIWLLNTARGEVLNQAALVRALQAGKVRGAALDVLENERLGTLTPEQQQPFNFLASSANVVLSPHIGGWTHQSYARINEVLVRKIAAFRQVRQGATAGS; encoded by the coding sequence ATGGTGAATACCTGCTTGGTAGTCGATGAGATGCACCCGTCGCTTGAGCCGATGCTGCAAGCCATTGGCGTATCGATAAACTATTGCCCCAACCTGACGGCTGCCGAAGTACCTGCCGCCCTTGCGGCTTTTCCCTACGAGGGCTTGATGGTGCGCAGCAAGCTGCGCGTGACGGCTGACCTGCTGGCCCACGGCCCGCACCTGCGCTACGTGGCCCGGGCCGGCGCCGGGGTCGATAATATCGATGAGGCCGCCATGGCCGCGGCTGGCGTCACGCTGCTCAACGCGCCTGAGGGCAACCGCGACGCGGTGGGCGAATATGCCGTGGGCCTGCTGCTGGCGCTGTTCCGCAACATTGCCCGGGCCGACCACGAAGTGCGCCAGGGCCAGTGGCAGCGCGAGGCCAACAGGGGCGAGGAAATCGGTGGCAAAACTGTGGGGCTGCTGGGCTATGGGCACATGGGCCGGGCGTTTGCGCGCCGGCTCAGCGCTTTTGGCTGCACCGTGCTGGCCCATGACATTGACCCAAGCTGTACGGCCGATGATTACGCTACGCTGGTAAGCCTGCCCGAGCTGCAGGCCCGCGCCGAAGTGCTGAGCCTGCACATACCGTACTCGCCGGCCAATCATCATTTTGTCGATGAGCGCCTGCTCGCTGGGTTTGCCGCGCCGATTTGGCTGCTCAATACGGCCCGGGGCGAAGTGCTGAACCAGGCTGCCTTGGTACGGGCGCTGCAGGCCGGAAAGGTGCGCGGCGCGGCCCTCGATGTGCTCGAAAATGAACGGCTTGGCACGCTTACTCCCGAGCAGCAGCAGCCGTTTAATTTCCTCGCTTCCTCTGCCAACGTTGTGCTTTCGCCCCACATCGGCGGCTGGACGCACCAGAGTTACGCCCGCATCAACGAGGTGCTGGTGCGCAAGATTGCGGCTTTCCGACAGGTGCGGCAGGGAGCGACGGCGGGGAGCTAG
- the greA gene encoding transcription elongation factor GreA has translation MSTINYYTPEGLQKLKEELQDLKVRGRAKAAEDLREARDKGDLSENAEYDAAKDAQGLLELKISKLEEVVGNARVIDETNMDFTKVLIMSKVKLKNLKNNMVLDYTLVAEEEANLAAGKISVKSPIGKGLLGKSAGDMAEIIVPAGKLQFEILEISR, from the coding sequence ATGTCCACCATCAACTATTACACCCCCGAGGGCCTGCAAAAACTGAAGGAGGAACTCCAGGACCTGAAAGTCCGGGGCCGGGCCAAAGCTGCCGAAGATTTGCGCGAAGCCCGCGACAAAGGCGACCTGAGCGAAAACGCCGAATACGACGCCGCCAAGGACGCCCAGGGTTTGCTGGAGCTGAAGATTTCGAAGCTCGAAGAAGTTGTCGGCAATGCCCGCGTCATCGACGAGACGAACATGGACTTCACCAAGGTGCTCATCATGAGCAAGGTGAAGCTCAAGAATCTGAAAAACAACATGGTGCTCGACTACACGCTGGTAGCCGAGGAAGAAGCCAACCTGGCCGCCGGCAAAATCTCCGTGAAGTCGCCCATCGGCAAAGGCTTACTGGGCAAATCGGCCGGCGACATGGCCGAAATCATTGTGCCGGCCGGCAAGCTGCAGTTTGAGATTCTGGAAATCAGCCGGTAG
- a CDS encoding nuclease A inhibitor family protein, which produces MPSIFSRIVSGELPAYKVAEDGRHLAFLDITPLVEGHTLVIPKKEVDYIFDLPTDELAALHVFAQRVAKGVQAAVTCKRIGVAVIGLEVPHAHIHLIPMNKVSDMNFANPKIKVPEARMQELVAAIAAKVEGGSGLSEAKTSSSADSGAAVPSELKKQVDGLMFMSESDAPLEAVAYAAPGGELSDAALLKAVGEPAGSKVETVELTQFLRNHTADNGVLGDEKLANRYKALQMFMKQELDGTKVYRVGTGPQVHAYALGRTADGTLAGFKTVLTET; this is translated from the coding sequence ATGCCTTCTATTTTTTCGCGCATCGTTTCCGGCGAGCTGCCGGCGTATAAAGTAGCCGAAGACGGCCGCCACCTGGCGTTTCTCGACATCACGCCCTTGGTGGAAGGCCACACGCTGGTGATTCCCAAGAAGGAAGTCGACTACATCTTCGACCTGCCGACGGATGAGCTGGCCGCGCTGCACGTCTTTGCGCAACGAGTAGCGAAGGGAGTGCAGGCCGCCGTGACTTGTAAGCGCATTGGCGTGGCCGTGATTGGACTGGAAGTGCCGCACGCGCACATTCACCTCATTCCGATGAACAAGGTGTCGGACATGAACTTCGCCAACCCCAAAATCAAAGTGCCCGAGGCCCGCATGCAGGAACTGGTGGCGGCAATCGCGGCCAAAGTAGAGGGCGGCAGCGGCCTGAGCGAAGCAAAAACTAGCTCAAGTGCTGACTCCGGGGCCGCAGTGCCATCGGAGCTAAAAAAGCAGGTGGATGGCCTGATGTTCATGAGCGAATCGGATGCTCCGCTGGAAGCCGTAGCATATGCTGCTCCTGGTGGGGAGTTGTCGGATGCGGCACTGCTTAAGGCGGTGGGTGAGCCCGCGGGCAGCAAAGTCGAAACCGTGGAGCTCACCCAATTCCTGCGCAACCACACGGCCGATAACGGCGTGCTGGGCGACGAAAAGCTGGCCAACCGCTACAAAGCCCTACAGATGTTTATGAAGCAGGAACTGGATGGCACAAAAGTGTACCGCGTGGGCACTGGGCCGCAGGTGCACGCCTACGCGCTGGGCCGCACTGCCGATGGCACCTTGGCCGGCTTCAAAACCGTGTTGACGGAAACCTGA
- a CDS encoding DNA/RNA non-specific endonuclease encodes MRSPFLLLSLALLACSQQQPENATQRPPAPAKPAQAAPAPFPETFETGSKGAYTEADEPLATGTWHFADALVGSSPQDHKSGERAARLHNLGRIRMNFDAVPGVQRITISAAAYGQDGPSTWELWLSRDGGRSFVRTGQPIETRGPALVPHMFAGVANEPIRLEIRKTSGPNNRLNIDDITLETAKGPAVAVSTGATGGYFENRNTPQPATPGQPNSRPAQPRTGQAPVGAGTQAPSTSEDNLALGNPSGATSDPANANNYLLVHPEFTIGYHATRGIPTWVSWHLGRGDLGQAPRQNNFRPDAALPRQFYQVTPASYARSGFDKGHNCPSGDRTSDLDANSATFLMTNMVPQAPHNNQQTWAHLEEYGRSQVQRGQEVYIIMGSYGRGGTGANGFATTLDEGRVTVPARIWKVMVILPEGQNDLQRLSTDPSVRVLAIDTPNDNSVNPDWRQYLTSVDKIEAATGLDLLSALPQNTQARLQKLVDSGRAL; translated from the coding sequence ATGCGCTCCCCTTTCCTGCTTTTATCCCTGGCTTTGCTGGCCTGTTCGCAGCAGCAGCCCGAAAATGCCACCCAGCGGCCCCCGGCCCCTGCGAAGCCTGCTCAGGCGGCTCCCGCTCCTTTCCCCGAGACCTTCGAAACCGGCAGCAAGGGCGCATATACCGAAGCAGACGAGCCCCTGGCCACCGGCACCTGGCACTTTGCCGATGCCTTGGTGGGCAGCAGCCCGCAGGACCACAAAAGCGGTGAGCGCGCGGCCCGCCTGCACAACCTGGGCCGCATCCGCATGAACTTCGACGCCGTGCCCGGGGTGCAGCGCATTACCATCAGCGCGGCGGCCTACGGGCAGGACGGCCCCAGCACCTGGGAGCTGTGGCTGAGCCGCGACGGCGGCCGCAGCTTCGTGCGCACCGGCCAGCCCATCGAAACCCGCGGCCCGGCCCTGGTGCCCCACATGTTCGCCGGCGTGGCCAACGAGCCCATCCGCTTGGAAATCCGCAAAACCAGCGGCCCGAACAACCGGCTCAACATCGACGACATTACGCTGGAAACGGCCAAAGGGCCCGCCGTAGCCGTGAGCACCGGCGCCACCGGCGGCTATTTCGAAAACCGAAACACCCCCCAACCGGCCACTCCCGGCCAGCCTAATTCGCGGCCTGCCCAGCCTCGCACCGGCCAGGCACCGGTAGGCGCGGGTACGCAAGCCCCGTCTACTTCCGAAGACAACCTGGCCCTGGGCAACCCCAGCGGCGCCACTTCCGACCCCGCCAACGCCAACAACTACCTGCTGGTGCACCCGGAATTTACGATAGGCTACCACGCCACGCGCGGCATCCCCACCTGGGTGAGCTGGCACCTGGGCCGCGGCGACCTCGGCCAGGCCCCGCGCCAGAACAACTTCCGCCCCGACGCTGCCCTGCCCCGGCAGTTTTACCAGGTCACGCCCGCCAGCTACGCCCGCTCCGGCTTCGACAAAGGCCACAACTGCCCCAGCGGCGACCGCACCAGCGACCTCGACGCCAATTCGGCCACGTTCCTGATGACCAATATGGTGCCCCAGGCCCCGCACAATAACCAGCAAACCTGGGCCCACCTCGAAGAATACGGCCGCTCGCAGGTGCAGCGCGGCCAGGAGGTGTACATCATCATGGGCAGCTACGGCCGAGGCGGCACCGGTGCCAACGGCTTCGCCACCACCTTGGACGAAGGCCGCGTAACCGTGCCCGCCCGCATTTGGAAAGTCATGGTCATCCTCCCCGAAGGCCAGAACGACCTGCAGCGCCTCAGCACCGACCCTAGCGTGCGCGTGCTGGCCATCGACACGCCCAACGACAACAGTGTGAATCCCGATTGGCGGCAGTACCTCACTTCCGTCGATAAAATCGAAGCTGCAACCGGCCTAGATTTGCTTAGCGCCCTGCCGCAAAACACCCAAGCCCGCTTGCAAAAGCTGGTGGATAGTGGCCGGGCGCTGTAA
- a CDS encoding protein adenylyltransferase SelO, with amino-acid sequence MTPQQLHEAEFSNTLVDELHGETAPDNRPRQVPGYTYSRVEPTPVRDPHLLAWSDDLGDYLGLARPAERGPTVDALAGNLVTDSMKPFAARYAGHQFGNWAGQLGDGRAISLGELEATDGSTWEIQLKGAGPTPYSRRADGRAVLRSSLREFVCSEAMHYLGVPTTRALSLVGTGDTVVRDMFYNGNPRPEPGAIVARVAPTFIRFGNFQMMAAAGELDNLRALADYVITHHYPELGAPSPEVYVQWFAEICRRTAVMVAHWMTVGFVHGVMNTDNMSILGLTIDYGPYGWLEPYDPGWTPNTTDFSYRRYAFGQQPQVALWNLARLAEALALLVSDVEVLRPGLDSYVTAFESTRQEIMLRKLGLTALHPKEDVHLTGGLHEALAEAEVDMTIFFRQLSHIAPELVAAPEQESERFQELLAAATYVPMPNPAHTPLLQWLQRYLQRLRQETNSEAAIKALMLGANPKYVLRNYLAQNAIEAAEKGDLAYLNTLMEVLKHPYSEQPEHEEFAAKRPDWAWDMPGCATLSCSS; translated from the coding sequence ATGACTCCTCAGCAACTACACGAAGCCGAATTCAGCAACACTTTAGTTGATGAGCTGCACGGCGAAACCGCCCCGGACAACCGGCCCCGCCAGGTGCCGGGCTACACGTATTCGCGGGTTGAGCCAACGCCCGTGCGCGACCCGCACCTGCTGGCTTGGTCCGACGACCTCGGCGACTACCTTGGCCTGGCCCGGCCCGCCGAGCGCGGCCCCACGGTGGATGCCCTGGCCGGCAACCTCGTAACGGACAGCATGAAGCCCTTTGCGGCGCGCTACGCCGGCCACCAGTTTGGCAACTGGGCGGGCCAGCTCGGCGACGGCCGCGCCATTTCCCTGGGCGAGCTGGAAGCCACCGACGGCAGCACCTGGGAAATCCAGCTCAAGGGCGCGGGTCCCACGCCCTACTCGCGCCGCGCCGATGGCCGGGCCGTGCTGCGCTCCTCCCTGCGGGAGTTTGTGTGCAGCGAGGCCATGCACTACCTGGGCGTGCCCACCACCCGGGCCCTTAGTTTGGTGGGCACCGGCGATACCGTGGTGCGCGACATGTTTTACAACGGCAACCCCCGACCCGAGCCGGGCGCCATTGTGGCCCGCGTGGCGCCCACCTTCATCCGATTTGGCAATTTCCAGATGATGGCCGCCGCCGGCGAGCTCGACAACCTGCGCGCCCTGGCCGACTACGTTATCACGCACCACTACCCCGAGCTGGGGGCGCCCTCGCCGGAAGTCTACGTGCAGTGGTTTGCCGAAATTTGCCGGCGCACCGCCGTGATGGTGGCCCACTGGATGACCGTGGGCTTTGTGCACGGCGTGATGAACACCGACAACATGTCCATCCTGGGCCTCACCATCGACTACGGCCCCTACGGCTGGCTCGAGCCCTACGACCCCGGCTGGACGCCCAACACCACCGATTTCAGCTACCGCCGCTACGCCTTTGGCCAGCAGCCCCAGGTCGCGCTCTGGAACCTGGCGCGGCTGGCCGAGGCGCTGGCGCTGCTCGTTTCCGATGTGGAAGTGTTGCGGCCCGGCCTCGATTCGTACGTGACGGCATTTGAAAGCACGCGGCAGGAAATCATGCTCCGCAAGCTGGGCCTCACCGCCCTGCACCCCAAGGAAGACGTGCACCTGACCGGCGGCCTGCACGAGGCGCTGGCCGAAGCCGAGGTTGACATGACCATTTTCTTCCGGCAGCTTTCGCACATTGCCCCGGAACTGGTAGCCGCGCCCGAGCAGGAAAGCGAACGTTTCCAAGAGCTGCTGGCCGCCGCGACCTATGTTCCGATGCCCAACCCGGCGCACACGCCCTTGCTCCAGTGGCTGCAACGCTACCTGCAGCGCCTGCGGCAGGAAACCAATTCCGAAGCGGCCATCAAGGCCCTGATGCTGGGCGCCAACCCCAAGTACGTGCTGCGCAATTACCTGGCTCAGAATGCCATTGAAGCCGCCGAAAAAGGCGACCTTGCCTACTTGAACACGTTGATGGAGGTTCTCAAACACCCATATAGTGAGCAACCCGAGCACGAGGAATTTGCCGCCAAACGCCCCGATTGGGCCTGGGACATGCCGGGCTGCGCCACGCTTTCGTGCAGTTCTTAA
- a CDS encoding aldo/keto reductase encodes MKYNLLGQTGLKVSELCLGTMTFGGKGWAQAIGSLQQPAVDDIMRRALDAGINFIDTANVYSEGLSEELTGQSIRNLGVNRDDLVLATKVRGKMGEGPNDSGLTRKHIMAEAEASLRRLNTDYIDLYQIHSYDPLTPLDETLRALDDLVRSGKVRYIGASNLAAWQLMKALDYSHFRHLSRFVSLQAYYTIAGRDLERELVPLLLDQKVGLMVWSPLAGGFLSGKFTRENLQADDSRRSGFDFPPVNKDLALDIIDHLRPMALAKDTSVAALALAWLLHQQVVTSVIIGAKKMEQLDDNLQAVDVRFTPEELQQLDEVSKLTPEYPGWMLAFTGGDRQA; translated from the coding sequence ATGAAATACAATCTGCTCGGCCAAACCGGCCTCAAAGTATCGGAGCTCTGCCTCGGCACCATGACCTTTGGCGGCAAGGGCTGGGCCCAGGCCATTGGCTCGCTCCAGCAGCCGGCCGTGGACGACATTATGCGGCGCGCGCTCGACGCCGGCATCAATTTCATTGACACGGCCAACGTCTACTCCGAAGGCCTTTCCGAGGAACTCACTGGGCAGTCCATCCGCAACCTGGGCGTGAACCGCGACGACCTGGTGCTGGCCACCAAAGTGCGCGGCAAAATGGGCGAAGGCCCCAACGATTCCGGCCTCACGCGCAAGCACATCATGGCCGAAGCCGAGGCCAGCCTCCGGCGCCTGAACACCGACTACATCGACCTCTACCAAATCCACAGCTACGACCCGCTCACGCCCCTGGACGAAACCCTGCGGGCCCTCGACGACCTGGTGCGCAGCGGCAAAGTGCGCTACATCGGGGCCAGCAACCTGGCGGCCTGGCAGCTGATGAAGGCGCTCGACTACTCGCATTTCCGCCACCTGTCCCGGTTCGTGTCGCTGCAAGCCTACTACACCATTGCCGGGCGCGACCTGGAGCGCGAACTGGTGCCGCTGCTGCTCGACCAAAAAGTGGGCCTGATGGTGTGGAGCCCCCTGGCCGGCGGCTTTCTCAGCGGCAAGTTCACCCGCGAAAACCTACAGGCCGACGACTCTCGCCGCAGCGGCTTCGACTTCCCGCCCGTCAACAAAGACCTGGCCTTAGACATCATCGACCACCTGCGGCCCATGGCCCTGGCTAAAGACACTTCCGTAGCGGCTCTGGCACTGGCCTGGCTGCTGCACCAGCAAGTGGTGACCAGCGTCATCATCGGCGCCAAAAAAATGGAGCAGCTCGACGATAACCTCCAGGCCGTCGACGTACGGTTTACGCCCGAGGAGCTGCAGCAGCTTGATGAAGTAAGCAAGCTCACCCCCGAATACCCGGGCTGGATGCTGGCTTTCACCGGCGGCGACAGACAAGCGTAA